The Clostridium sp. AWRP genome has a window encoding:
- a CDS encoding SatD family protein produces the protein MNYLTMICDLRKSRKLVNREKVQYQLIDMLKETNEMFQSIIVVPFIITIGDEWEGLLNYDCNYMKILDFFHKELRSVDFYCGIGIGPISINNFELTVNQLDGPSFYLARDALIDAKNQNLPIVVKTYL, from the coding sequence TATTTAACTATGATTTGTGATTTAAGAAAGTCAAGGAAACTTGTAAATCGAGAAAAAGTTCAATATCAGTTGATTGACATGTTAAAGGAAACTAATGAAATGTTTCAATCAATAATAGTTGTTCCTTTTATTATTACTATAGGTGACGAATGGGAAGGATTGTTAAATTATGATTGTAATTACATGAAAATCTTAGATTTTTTTCATAAGGAATTAAGATCAGTTGACTTTTATTGCGGTATTGGCATAGGACCTATTTCTATTAATAATTTTGAATTAACTGTAAATCAATTAGATGGTCCATCATTTTACCTAGCTAGAGATGCTCTTATAGATGCCAAGAATCAAAATCTACCTATTGTAGTAAAAACCTATTTATAA
- a CDS encoding SatD family protein translates to MKLYGVVTMDIVDSRNIPNREILQQKLKRYFDLIYQKYCDSLVSQINFTLGDEWQLITSKPENCYDIVHDFQRLLWQDDVKFYSGIGIGELKTDIYEDTRRMDGSCFIMAREAINIAKQSSKKRTKYIYSKTNKVFLKSIMSYVSVQNHFLKTKGNIPFNEEVAVDAVDCNELISLDDIINVIIENNEILKSKLTRKQKIIYIEYMKHKSYRKIIEKNADKLNETIGGISQKLNSAEYFTIQRNHGMVKLLTNLLISI, encoded by the coding sequence TTGAAGTTGTATGGTGTAGTGACAATGGATATTGTTGATTCTAGGAATATACCAAATCGTGAGATACTGCAGCAAAAGTTAAAAAGGTATTTTGATTTAATATATCAAAAGTACTGTGATAGCTTGGTTTCTCAAATAAATTTTACCCTTGGGGATGAGTGGCAGCTTATTACAAGTAAGCCTGAAAACTGCTATGATATTGTTCATGATTTTCAAAGGCTGCTTTGGCAAGATGATGTAAAGTTTTATTCAGGAATTGGAATAGGTGAACTGAAAACAGATATTTATGAAGATACCCGCAGGATGGATGGCTCATGCTTTATAATGGCCCGGGAGGCTATAAATATTGCCAAACAATCGTCTAAAAAAAGGACAAAATATATTTATAGTAAAACGAATAAGGTTTTTTTAAAATCTATAATGAGTTACGTATCAGTACAAAATCATTTTCTTAAAACAAAAGGGAACATTCCCTTTAATGAAGAAGTTGCAGTGGATGCAGTAGATTGCAATGAATTAATTTCTTTAGATGATATAATAAATGTTATTATAGAAAACAATGAGATCTTAAAAAGTAAGCTGACACGGAAGCAAAAAATAATATATATTGAATATATGAAGCATAAATCTTATAGAAAAATAATAGAAAAAAATGCAGATAAATTAAATGAGACTATAGGGGGAATAAGTCAAAAGTTAAATAGTGCTGAATATTTTACTATTCAACGAAACCATGGAATGGTAAAGTTATTAACAAATTTATTGATTTCTATTTAA
- a CDS encoding pyrimidine-nucleoside phosphorylase, with amino-acid sequence MRMVDIIEKKREGGELTTEEIKFFIEGYTKSSIPDYQASALAMAIYFQDMTDRERADLTMAMVHSGETIDLSAIEGVKVDKHSTGGVGDTTTLVLAPMVASLGVPVAKMSGRGLGHTGGTIDKLESVKGFHVELTKEQFIDFVNNSKVAVMGQTGNLTPADKKLYALRDVTGTVNSIPLIASSIMSKKIAAGADAIVLDVKTGAGAFMKTEEDSEKLAHAMVKIGNNVGRKTMAIISDMSQPLGFAIGNALEVKEAIDTLKGEGPEDLTELVLTLGSQMVVLGKKAKTLEEAREKLLEAIKNGKALEKFKEFLKNQGGDPSVVDNPEKLPQAKYKIPVPAKESGYVSNMVADQIGIAAMLLGAGRATKEDKIDLAVGIVLNKKVGDKVEKGESLMTIYSDREDVEDVKAKIYENITISDHAEKPVLIHKIITE; translated from the coding sequence ATGAGAATGGTAGATATAATTGAAAAGAAACGTGAAGGAGGAGAATTAACTACAGAAGAAATTAAATTTTTTATAGAAGGTTATACTAAGAGCTCAATTCCTGATTACCAGGCAAGTGCACTTGCAATGGCAATTTATTTTCAAGATATGACTGATCGTGAGAGAGCAGACCTTACTATGGCAATGGTTCATTCTGGAGAAACTATTGATCTTTCAGCAATTGAGGGTGTAAAAGTTGATAAACATTCAACAGGTGGAGTAGGAGATACAACAACACTTGTTCTTGCACCTATGGTTGCATCTCTAGGCGTACCTGTTGCAAAGATGTCAGGACGTGGGCTTGGACATACAGGTGGAACTATTGATAAACTTGAATCAGTAAAAGGATTCCATGTTGAACTTACAAAAGAACAATTTATTGATTTTGTTAATAACAGTAAAGTTGCAGTTATGGGCCAAACTGGTAATTTAACTCCAGCAGATAAGAAATTATATGCTCTTCGTGATGTAACTGGAACTGTAAATTCAATTCCATTAATTGCAAGTTCAATAATGAGCAAGAAGATTGCAGCAGGAGCAGATGCAATAGTACTTGATGTTAAAACTGGTGCAGGAGCTTTCATGAAAACGGAAGAAGATTCAGAAAAACTTGCGCATGCTATGGTTAAAATAGGTAATAATGTAGGCAGAAAGACTATGGCAATAATTTCTGATATGTCTCAACCTTTGGGATTTGCAATTGGAAATGCTCTTGAAGTAAAAGAAGCTATTGATACATTAAAAGGAGAAGGACCAGAAGATTTAACAGAACTTGTTTTAACTCTTGGAAGCCAGATGGTTGTACTTGGTAAAAAAGCAAAGACGTTAGAAGAAGCAAGAGAGAAATTACTTGAAGCAATAAAGAATGGTAAAGCACTAGAAAAATTTAAGGAATTCCTTAAAAATCAAGGTGGAGATCCATCAGTTGTGGACAATCCTGAAAAATTACCTCAAGCAAAATATAAAATTCCTGTTCCTGCAAAGGAAAGTGGATATGTTTCAAATATGGTAGCTGACCAAATTGGTATAGCAGCAATGCTTTTAGGTGCAGGAAGAGCTACAAAAGAAGACAAAATTGATTTAGCTGTAGGAATAGTTCTTAATAAAAAGGTTGGAGATAAGGTAGAAAAAGGCGAATCACTTATGACTATTTATTCAGATCGTGAAGATGTAGAAGACGTAAAAGCTAAGATCTACGAGAATATCACTATCAGTGATCATGCAGAAAAACCAGTTTTGATCCACAAGATTATAACAGAATAG